A region of Flavobacterium indicum GPTSA100-9 = DSM 17447 DNA encodes the following proteins:
- a CDS encoding efflux RND transporter periplasmic adaptor subunit produces MKNILSILAISTLLFTSCSGDKKEKSAELQPVIVKINGKLDTNNSPFVNASGKIEAENSANLSTRMMGYVTKLHVKVGQNVRAGQLLVSVNSTDLQAKKAQVDASIIQAQAAYTNAKKDYDRFVNLFAQQSASQKELDDMTARFEMAKAGLEAAKQMRNEIQAQFSYSNITAPFSGVVTNTFVKEGDMANPGMPLVSVEGATRLQVVAMVSESDIAYVKQGMTVKVNIKSLNKEVTGKVSEISLSAKNTGGQYLVKVNLNQQDKSILSGMFVNVQFPIEKTKVVETNTTERVLIPTSALIKQGQLSGVYTVGNGNVAILRWLRLGKTFGNQVEVLSGLSANEAYIVSADGKLFNGAKIQLAN; encoded by the coding sequence ATGAAGAATATATTATCAATACTAGCAATATCAACATTACTATTCACTTCTTGTAGTGGTGATAAAAAAGAAAAATCGGCAGAATTACAACCTGTTATTGTAAAAATAAATGGCAAATTAGACACAAATAATAGTCCTTTTGTAAATGCTAGCGGTAAAATTGAAGCAGAAAATAGCGCTAATTTAAGTACACGAATGATGGGTTATGTTACCAAACTACATGTTAAAGTAGGGCAAAATGTTCGCGCAGGACAATTATTAGTAAGTGTGAATAGTACTGATTTGCAAGCTAAAAAAGCTCAAGTAGATGCCTCTATCATCCAAGCACAAGCAGCATATACTAATGCAAAAAAAGATTATGATCGTTTTGTGAATTTGTTTGCCCAACAAAGTGCCTCACAAAAAGAATTGGATGACATGACAGCACGCTTTGAAATGGCAAAAGCTGGTTTAGAAGCGGCAAAACAAATGCGTAACGAAATTCAAGCGCAATTCTCCTATTCAAATATTACGGCTCCTTTTAGTGGAGTAGTAACCAATACTTTTGTTAAAGAAGGCGATATGGCCAATCCAGGTATGCCATTAGTGAGTGTAGAAGGTGCCACAAGATTACAAGTTGTTGCCATGGTTTCAGAAAGTGATATTGCTTATGTTAAACAAGGAATGACAGTAAAAGTAAATATTAAATCGTTAAACAAAGAAGTTACTGGAAAAGTATCTGAAATTAGTTTGTCTGCTAAAAATACAGGTGGTCAATATTTAGTTAAAGTGAATTTAAACCAACAAGATAAATCTATTTTATCAGGTATGTTTGTTAATGTTCAATTTCCAATTGAAAAAACTAAAGTTGTAGAAACCAACACTACTGAAAGAGTATTAATTCCAACATCGGCTTTGATAAAGCAAGGTCAATTATCAGGAGTGTATACAGTTGGAAACGGAAATGTAGCCATCTTGAGATGGTTAAGATTAGGAAAAACTTTTGGGAACCAAGTAGAAGTTTTATCGGGTTTATCTGCTAATGAAGCTTATATAGTGTCAGCAGACGGTAAGTTGTTTAACGGAGCAAAAATTCAATTAGCCAATTAA
- a CDS encoding TolC family protein, giving the protein MKKIYYVASFLLFALALNAQDTLAITKADVISKVKEGNLQIKIAEKNVQAAKADYRQSNAIFLPNITASHTGIVTTNPLMAFGSKLNQEILTQADFNPALLNNPDQTQNFATKFEFQQPLINVDGFYGRQAAKAKMEAYQLQTERTKEYLELEINKAYMQLQLAYKAVGVLQKAESTAKANLKLVENYFKNGMLQKTDLLNVQVRVNEISNQLQYAKSNVQNASDYLAFLLNEDTNGKVYMPSEDLDSQISIEKLETSLSENRKDIQAMQKSTEAYQKMMLSSKSGFLPRLNAFGSYELYDQHIFATAAKGYLLGAQLSWNLFDGYKTIGKTEKAKADFQKAEVEADQYKKQSQLELNKTVRQLKDAENKVNLSKLALEQSQEAFRIRENRFKQGLEKTTDLLLSETQMAQKELEHLQAVFEYNFTKSYVQFLTK; this is encoded by the coding sequence ATGAAGAAAATATATTATGTAGCATCATTTCTTCTCTTTGCATTAGCGCTAAATGCTCAAGATACCTTGGCAATTACTAAAGCGGATGTAATTAGTAAAGTGAAAGAAGGAAATTTACAAATAAAAATTGCTGAGAAAAATGTACAAGCTGCAAAAGCGGATTACAGACAATCGAATGCTATTTTTTTACCAAACATTACAGCTTCTCATACGGGTATAGTGACTACAAACCCATTAATGGCGTTTGGATCTAAATTGAATCAAGAAATTTTAACACAAGCGGATTTTAATCCAGCATTGTTAAACAATCCAGATCAAACACAAAACTTTGCGACAAAATTTGAATTTCAACAACCTTTAATTAATGTTGATGGTTTTTATGGAAGACAAGCTGCTAAAGCAAAAATGGAAGCCTATCAATTGCAAACAGAACGCACTAAAGAGTATTTAGAGTTAGAAATTAATAAAGCTTACATGCAATTGCAATTAGCGTATAAAGCAGTTGGTGTTTTGCAAAAAGCGGAAAGTACGGCTAAAGCGAATTTAAAATTAGTAGAGAATTATTTTAAAAACGGAATGCTGCAGAAAACTGATTTGTTAAATGTGCAAGTTCGTGTGAATGAAATTTCTAATCAATTGCAATATGCCAAATCGAATGTTCAAAATGCCTCAGATTACTTGGCTTTCTTATTAAATGAAGACACCAATGGAAAAGTGTACATGCCTTCAGAGGATTTAGATAGTCAAATTTCAATTGAGAAATTGGAAACTTCCTTATCTGAAAATAGAAAAGATATTCAGGCGATGCAAAAATCAACAGAAGCATATCAAAAAATGATGCTTTCATCTAAATCTGGATTTTTACCTAGATTGAATGCTTTTGGTAGTTATGAATTGTATGACCAACACATTTTTGCAACTGCAGCAAAAGGATATTTATTAGGTGCACAATTGTCTTGGAATTTATTTGATGGTTATAAAACGATAGGGAAAACAGAAAAAGCAAAAGCCGATTTTCAAAAGGCAGAAGTAGAAGCCGATCAGTATAAAAAACAAAGTCAGTTAGAATTAAATAAAACCGTGCGTCAATTAAAAGATGCAGAAAATAAAGTGAACTTGTCTAAGTTAGCATTGGAGCAGTCTCAAGAAGCATTTAGAATTAGAGAAAATAGATTTAAACAAGGCTTAGAAAAAACTACCGATTTATTGTTGTCGGAAACTCAAATGGCTCAAAAAGAATTGGAACACTTACAAGCCGTTTTCGAATATAATTTCACTAAAAGTTATGTACAGTTTTTAACTAAATAA
- a CDS encoding DUF6132 family protein: protein MQLILKYKLTLLGVILGAGVGYWYYSNIGCESGTCVITSKPVNSTLYFALMGGLVFNIFEKKQSIKKN from the coding sequence ATGCAGTTAATTCTAAAATATAAATTAACCTTACTTGGTGTGATACTTGGTGCAGGGGTTGGTTATTGGTATTATTCTAATATTGGTTGTGAATCAGGAACTTGTGTCATTACTTCAAAACCTGTTAATAGTACCTTGTATTTTGCTTTAATGGGTGGGTTGGTTTTTAATATTTTTGAAAAAAAACAATCTATTAAAAAAAATTAA
- the trxA gene encoding thioredoxin encodes MSKFEELINGDKPVLVDFFATWCGPCRMLGPILAEVKEELGEKITIIKIDVDANQQAAAQYQVRSVPTMLLFKNGKMLWRQSGVVAADELLRILKPHL; translated from the coding sequence ATGAGTAAATTTGAAGAGTTAATTAACGGTGATAAACCCGTTTTGGTCGATTTTTTTGCAACTTGGTGTGGACCATGTAGAATGTTAGGCCCAATTTTGGCTGAGGTAAAGGAAGAACTAGGGGAAAAAATCACAATTATTAAAATTGACGTAGATGCCAATCAACAAGCCGCAGCTCAATATCAAGTGAGAAGTGTTCCAACTATGTTGCTATTTAAAAATGGTAAAATGTTGTGGAGACAATCTGGAGTTGTAGCAGCAGATGAACTACTACGTATTTTAAAACCTCATTTGTAA
- a CDS encoding MBOAT family O-acyltransferase, with protein MIDVLQDWFTKNIGVLTPEQIKAWFVFDEKAPLLFNTGLFLGLFLVFYFWYILLRKANTVRMLYVIAFSLFFYYKSSGIYFLLLLGSSIVDYNLGNLVHRTTSEVNKKLCLAFSVVLNLGFLGYFKYSNFLVDITNTISGTKFAFFDVILPVGISFYTFQSISYIIEVYRKEIEPTKGYIDYLFFVSFFPQLVAGPIVRAKDFLPQIYQKLHVSQEDINRAFLLIIGGLIKKTVISDYISINFVDRIFDLPNSYTAFENLMAAYGYTIQIYCDFSGYSDMAIGVALLLGFKLPTNFRTPYQSASITEFWRRWHISLSTWLKDFLYISVGGNRKGTFAGFLFPALFFFGVIVWGISFSNTSNIPLILGVVSLVVFCLTFLLSKDRERTMFTNVNLMTTMLLGGLWHGASIRFIIWGALHGLALAVHKIILEIFPNKEENKKTILSSFTRVLSILLTFHFVAFCWIFFRAKDFATALQVIENIGKLTVDFNQWYVVAQGYKNVFALMAIGYFWHYIPERVMVAVQNVFVAMPLIARAIVLGLIFWLVYATASAGPQPFIYFQF; from the coding sequence GTGATAGACGTGTTGCAAGATTGGTTTACAAAAAATATTGGAGTACTAACTCCGGAACAAATAAAAGCTTGGTTTGTTTTTGATGAAAAGGCTCCGTTACTATTTAATACAGGCTTATTTTTAGGCTTGTTTTTGGTGTTTTATTTTTGGTACATTTTACTAAGAAAAGCCAATACAGTTCGCATGTTGTATGTGATTGCTTTTTCTTTGTTTTTCTATTATAAATCAAGTGGTATTTATTTTTTATTATTACTCGGCTCATCTATTGTAGACTATAATCTTGGTAATTTGGTACATCGTACCACCAGTGAAGTCAATAAAAAATTATGTTTGGCTTTCAGTGTTGTATTGAATTTAGGTTTTCTTGGATACTTTAAGTACAGTAACTTTTTAGTGGATATTACAAATACGATTTCAGGTACTAAATTTGCATTTTTTGATGTTATTTTACCTGTTGGTATTTCATTTTATACGTTTCAATCTATAAGTTATATTATCGAAGTTTATAGAAAAGAAATTGAACCTACCAAAGGTTATATCGATTACTTGTTTTTTGTGTCGTTCTTTCCACAATTAGTAGCCGGGCCAATCGTTAGAGCTAAAGATTTTTTACCTCAAATTTACCAAAAGTTACATGTTTCTCAAGAGGACATAAACCGTGCTTTCTTATTGATTATAGGCGGTTTAATAAAGAAGACAGTAATTTCAGATTATATTTCTATTAATTTTGTAGACCGTATATTTGATTTGCCAAACAGTTATACGGCATTTGAAAATTTAATGGCTGCGTATGGATATACCATCCAAATTTATTGTGATTTTTCAGGGTATTCTGATATGGCTATTGGAGTAGCATTGTTGCTTGGATTTAAATTGCCAACCAATTTTAGAACGCCTTATCAATCGGCTTCAATCACAGAATTTTGGAGAAGATGGCATATTTCGTTATCTACTTGGTTAAAAGACTTTTTATACATATCAGTAGGAGGAAACAGAAAAGGAACTTTTGCCGGATTTTTATTCCCTGCTTTGTTTTTCTTTGGAGTTATTGTTTGGGGAATTTCATTTTCAAATACGAGTAACATTCCATTAATTTTGGGTGTGGTTTCATTGGTGGTATTTTGTTTAACTTTTCTTTTGTCAAAAGATAGAGAGCGTACCATGTTTACGAATGTCAATTTGATGACTACCATGTTGTTAGGTGGATTATGGCACGGGGCTAGTATCCGATTTATTATTTGGGGTGCTTTACATGGTTTGGCTTTAGCTGTTCATAAAATTATCTTGGAAATTTTTCCAAATAAAGAAGAAAATAAAAAAACTATTTTATCAAGTTTTACTCGAGTTTTATCCATACTTCTTACTTTTCATTTTGTTGCCTTTTGCTGGATTTTCTTTCGCGCAAAAGACTTTGCTACAGCATTGCAAGTAATTGAGAATATCGGAAAATTAACAGTTGATTTTAATCAATGGTATGTAGTTGCTCAAGGGTATAAAAACGTATTTGCTTTAATGGCTATAGGTTACTTTTGGCATTATATTCCAGAACGAGTAATGGTAGCTGTTCAAAATGTATTTGTTGCCATGCCTTTAATTGCGCGTGCAATTGTTTTAGGCTTGATCTTTTGGCTTGTTTATGCAACGGCTTCCGCGGGTCCACAACCGTTTATTTACTTTCAATTCTAG
- a CDS encoding GDSL-type esterase/lipase family protein yields MNKLIVILAFFGTLFVHAQTDSLATTDSIRVVVDSVAIPPDSIETPLDISNFEPYQNVIQNDKALKQIFEKLYQLEQTKQGKVRIVHIGDSHIQADLFTAVMRMRFHQVFGNGGFGFTFPYSLANTNNSAPLRFTGSGGFSSARNLFADVSRPVGISGIALEPKQKNFHIDLLIKDAQYDFTVLKLISPQNQSIFQVSFAKKGTSVQEKVAVKTAVTSSHKVKPGEVLGSIANKYNISIKQLKQANGLKSDFIRDGKVLKIPGGKSKVSYKTVTKNAYSYEPIALEKSAFTNNYISSRPLDKITIIGNDSIEKFALNGIILENSNPGVTYSGIGVNGAKAGDYTKFPLFFEQIPALEADLFVISLGTNESFDKQEGQNYYYNLRKMIEGIKAKAPQASILVTTPPPSKLHRKNYNSYIDSYSQIIQEQAQLDQFAVWNLLDVFGGNKNIILNSRMGLMAKDKVHYSKLGYEKQAELFFGAFIQSYELFKSEK; encoded by the coding sequence ATGAATAAATTAATAGTCATACTTGCTTTTTTTGGGACTTTATTTGTTCATGCTCAAACCGATTCACTGGCTACTACAGATAGTATTCGTGTGGTGGTTGATTCAGTCGCTATTCCTCCAGATAGTATTGAAACACCTTTAGATATTTCCAATTTTGAGCCCTATCAAAATGTGATTCAAAATGATAAGGCTTTAAAACAAATATTTGAAAAATTATATCAATTGGAACAAACCAAACAAGGAAAAGTTCGAATTGTGCATATTGGCGATTCACATATACAAGCAGATTTATTTACTGCAGTGATGCGAATGCGCTTTCATCAAGTATTCGGAAATGGTGGATTTGGATTTACTTTCCCTTACAGTTTAGCAAATACAAATAACAGTGCGCCCCTACGTTTTACCGGATCGGGTGGCTTTTCCTCTGCTCGTAATTTATTCGCTGATGTTTCAAGACCGGTTGGTATTAGTGGTATTGCATTAGAACCCAAACAAAAGAATTTTCATATCGATCTTTTAATTAAAGATGCACAATATGATTTTACAGTATTAAAATTAATTTCACCACAAAATCAATCGATATTCCAAGTGTCTTTTGCTAAAAAGGGAACAAGTGTTCAAGAAAAAGTAGCGGTTAAAACAGCGGTGACTTCTTCACACAAAGTAAAACCTGGAGAAGTTTTAGGAAGTATAGCAAACAAATACAATATATCCATAAAACAACTTAAACAGGCTAATGGTCTAAAAAGTGATTTTATTAGAGATGGAAAGGTTTTAAAAATTCCAGGAGGTAAATCTAAAGTTTCCTATAAAACAGTAACAAAGAATGCTTATTCTTATGAACCTATAGCTTTAGAAAAATCGGCCTTTACAAACAATTATATTTCAAGTCGTCCTTTAGATAAAATTACAATAATTGGGAATGATTCTATTGAGAAATTTGCCTTAAATGGTATTATTTTGGAAAATTCTAATCCAGGGGTGACCTATAGTGGAATTGGAGTAAATGGTGCTAAAGCAGGAGATTATACTAAGTTTCCCTTGTTTTTTGAACAGATTCCAGCTCTTGAAGCCGATTTATTCGTTATTTCATTAGGAACAAATGAAAGTTTTGACAAACAAGAAGGGCAAAATTATTATTATAATTTGAGAAAAATGATCGAAGGAATAAAAGCTAAAGCGCCACAAGCATCCATTTTAGTTACAACGCCACCTCCTTCTAAATTACATCGTAAAAATTACAACAGTTATATTGATAGTTATAGCCAAATAATACAAGAACAAGCTCAATTAGATCAGTTTGCAGTTTGGAATTTGTTGGATGTATTTGGAGGAAATAAGAATATTATATTGAATTCTAGAATGGGATTGATGGCAAAAGATAAAGTACACTATTCAAAATTAGGCTATGAAAAACAAGCCGAATTGTTTTTTGGTGCTTTTATTCAATCCTATGAATTATTTAAATCAGAAAAATAA
- a CDS encoding SGNH/GDSL hydrolase family protein, with the protein MSNNKSYFFQSWAIVLIAIVSFIGFKSFLPKKLFPDTTLNGKNVVVDSLLLDAVANGDKTQEKDTLSNTTIKFNSNPLGIQFPDEKYEQYKGYQYLIPFFEKLFQLETKKQGKTRIAYFGDSMTDGDMIVQDVRTMFQDKFGGEGVGFVNITSESAASRGSIMHEYSPNWKAQSYLKVKSPSRSFGVNGAVFFAKDTINATWVKYKAFKTRHATSLNNPTLFYGKSSKKGAKIRYVVGKDTVYKSLNPTAILNTTTVSTSTKSLKMNFVNSDSIPFYGMNFDDGKGVHVDNFSSRGNSGLPLSNLNKDLMNAFQQKLGYDLIILQFGTNVLNYGSLNYGWYEKKMKNVVAHLKECFPGAAILIISTADKSTKYELTMKTDSAVVPLASAQKRYAVQAESGFINLYTLMGGDGSMVKWVEEVPAKANKDYTHFNHRGAKQIAGLIYKQLMDGYEEYKVLRAIASRKRKPKTSAVNDSNVPVIKDSIHE; encoded by the coding sequence ATGAGCAACAATAAATCGTATTTTTTTCAATCATGGGCCATCGTTTTAATTGCAATAGTCTCTTTTATTGGCTTTAAATCATTTTTGCCAAAGAAATTATTTCCAGATACTACACTTAATGGTAAAAATGTTGTTGTAGATAGTTTATTGTTAGATGCTGTTGCAAATGGAGACAAAACTCAAGAAAAGGATACTTTGTCGAATACAACGATTAAGTTCAACTCTAATCCACTTGGTATACAATTTCCAGATGAGAAATACGAACAATACAAAGGGTACCAATATTTGATTCCTTTCTTTGAAAAATTATTTCAATTGGAAACCAAAAAACAAGGAAAAACGCGTATCGCTTATTTTGGTGATTCCATGACCGATGGTGATATGATTGTGCAAGATGTTCGAACAATGTTTCAAGATAAATTTGGTGGAGAAGGAGTTGGATTTGTAAATATAACTTCTGAATCGGCAGCTTCTCGTGGTTCTATTATGCATGAGTATTCACCTAATTGGAAAGCCCAATCGTATTTAAAAGTAAAAAGTCCAAGTCGTTCTTTCGGCGTTAATGGTGCTGTTTTCTTTGCAAAAGATACGATTAATGCAACATGGGTTAAATACAAAGCATTCAAAACCCGACATGCCACTTCGTTAAATAATCCCACGTTGTTTTATGGGAAATCTTCAAAAAAAGGTGCGAAAATACGTTATGTTGTTGGTAAAGATACCGTATATAAAAGTTTGAATCCGACAGCAATCTTGAATACTACAACGGTTTCTACTTCTACTAAATCATTGAAAATGAATTTTGTTAATTCAGATTCTATTCCTTTTTATGGAATGAATTTTGACGATGGAAAAGGAGTGCATGTTGATAATTTTTCTTCCAGAGGAAATTCTGGTTTGCCACTGAGCAACCTAAATAAAGATTTAATGAATGCATTCCAACAAAAGTTGGGTTATGATTTAATAATTCTTCAATTTGGAACTAATGTATTAAATTATGGTTCGTTGAATTATGGTTGGTACGAGAAAAAAATGAAAAATGTAGTGGCTCATTTGAAAGAATGTTTTCCGGGTGCTGCAATTCTTATCATTTCAACAGCAGATAAATCAACTAAATATGAGTTAACGATGAAAACAGACTCTGCAGTGGTTCCTTTAGCTTCAGCTCAAAAGAGATATGCTGTTCAGGCAGAATCAGGATTCATTAATTTATATACTTTAATGGGAGGTGATGGTTCTATGGTAAAATGGGTGGAGGAAGTACCTGCAAAAGCCAATAAAGATTATACTCATTTTAACCATAGAGGTGCCAAACAAATTGCTGGTTTAATTTATAAACAATTGATGGATGGTTATGAAGAATATAAAGTTCTGAGAGCCATTGCTTCTAGAAAGAGAAAACCAAAAACTTCAGCTGTAAATGATAGTAATGTTCCTGTAATTAAAGATTCAATACATGAATAA
- the argS gene encoding arginine--tRNA ligase, whose protein sequence is MSLQQILTGQIQKAVNELFAISIEKVEFQATRKEFEGDITMVVFPLVKLLKGNPVEIGTKIGTYLVEQVAEVEKFNVVAGFLNIVISDAFYINYFNGIKSNETFGFVNPNTEEKAVMVEYSSPNTNKPLHLGHIRNNLLGYSVAEILKASGKKVYKTQIINDRGIHICKSMLAWQKFGNGQTPETTGLKGDKLVGNFYVEFDKAYKSEINELIAQGKTEEEAKKQAPLMLEAQEMLRKWEAGDEEVVTLWKTMNQWVYDGFAVTYKNLGVDFDSYYYESNTYLLGKDVVEEGLAKGVFFKKPDGSVWIDLTAEGLDEKLVLRSDGTSVYMTQDIGTAIQRVKDFPDVGGMVYTVGNEQDYHFKVLFLILKKLGFDWAQHLFHLSYGMVELPSGRMKSREGTVVDADDLMHEMTTTAQAISEELGKLDGYTAEEKAVLYKTIGLGALKYYMLKVDPKKTMMFNPEESVDFNGNTGPFIQYTYARIQSILRKADFEYKTVVVETIDLHEKEKELIKQIQLFPEVIQQAAENHSPALVANYTYDLVKEFNSFYQNVSILGEDEVAKKIFRVQLSYLVGNTIKNAFSLLGIQVPERM, encoded by the coding sequence ATGTCATTACAACAAATTCTTACGGGACAAATTCAAAAAGCGGTCAACGAACTGTTTGCTATTTCTATTGAAAAAGTTGAATTTCAAGCGACAAGGAAAGAGTTTGAAGGAGACATTACTATGGTGGTTTTTCCATTAGTAAAACTGCTAAAAGGCAATCCTGTTGAAATTGGAACAAAAATAGGAACGTATTTAGTGGAACAGGTTGCTGAAGTTGAAAAATTTAATGTAGTAGCTGGTTTTTTAAATATCGTAATTTCAGATGCTTTTTATATAAATTATTTCAACGGAATAAAATCAAATGAAACTTTTGGTTTTGTAAATCCTAACACAGAAGAAAAAGCGGTTATGGTGGAATATTCGTCACCAAACACGAATAAACCGTTGCATTTAGGGCATATTCGTAATAATTTATTGGGTTATTCGGTGGCTGAAATCTTAAAGGCATCGGGTAAAAAAGTATATAAAACGCAAATTATTAATGATCGTGGTATTCATATTTGTAAATCCATGTTGGCTTGGCAAAAATTTGGAAACGGACAAACTCCTGAAACTACCGGTTTGAAAGGGGATAAGTTGGTCGGAAATTTTTATGTTGAATTTGATAAAGCCTATAAATCAGAGATTAATGAATTAATTGCTCAAGGAAAAACGGAAGAGGAAGCTAAAAAACAAGCGCCTTTGATGTTAGAAGCCCAAGAAATGCTACGTAAATGGGAAGCGGGTGATGAAGAAGTAGTAACGCTTTGGAAAACGATGAATCAATGGGTGTATGATGGATTTGCCGTTACTTACAAGAATTTAGGGGTTGATTTTGATTCTTACTACTACGAAAGTAATACCTATTTGTTAGGGAAAGATGTAGTGGAAGAAGGATTAGCGAAAGGTGTGTTTTTTAAAAAACCAGACGGTTCGGTTTGGATTGACTTAACAGCTGAAGGATTAGATGAAAAATTAGTTTTACGTTCAGACGGTACTTCAGTATATATGACTCAAGATATTGGAACAGCAATTCAACGTGTAAAAGATTTTCCAGATGTTGGAGGAATGGTGTATACGGTTGGAAACGAACAAGATTATCATTTTAAGGTCTTGTTCTTAATTCTTAAAAAATTAGGATTTGATTGGGCCCAACATTTATTCCATTTATCTTATGGTATGGTAGAATTACCTTCGGGAAGAATGAAATCGCGTGAAGGAACGGTAGTAGACGCAGATGATTTAATGCATGAAATGACAACTACGGCTCAAGCTATTTCTGAAGAATTAGGAAAATTAGACGGGTATACAGCAGAGGAAAAAGCAGTTTTATACAAAACAATTGGTTTAGGAGCCTTGAAATATTATATGTTAAAAGTGGATCCTAAGAAAACCATGATGTTTAATCCAGAGGAATCTGTTGATTTTAATGGGAATACAGGTCCATTCATTCAATATACTTATGCACGTATTCAATCCATTTTACGTAAAGCAGACTTTGAATACAAAACGGTTGTGGTTGAGACTATCGATTTACACGAAAAGGAGAAAGAATTAATCAAACAAATACAATTGTTCCCTGAAGTAATTCAGCAAGCTGCCGAAAATCATAGTCCGGCTTTAGTTGCCAATTATACCTATGACTTGGTTAAAGAATTTAACTCGTTTTATCAAAATGTATCTATATTAGGTGAAGATGAGGTGGCTAAAAAAATATTCCGTGTACAATTGTCCTACTTGGTGGGGAATACCATTAAAAATGCATTTAGCTTATTAGGTATTCAGGTGCCTGAACGCATGTAA